One genomic segment of Gemmatimonadota bacterium includes these proteins:
- the glnA gene encoding type I glutamate--ammonia ligase: protein MTPIDVIAFARDQGAEMVDFRFIDVPGTWQHFSAPIETLEEDTFEEGVGFDGSSVRGFQTIDKSDMILIPDPLSAKIDPFMEAKTLILVCNVKDPVTLEMYTRDPRYVAQKAEAYMQSVGIADTAYFGPEAEFYIFDDVRFAQKPNASFHRIDAGEGWWNTGRAESPNLGNKIPYKRGYFPVPPSDTHQDLRTRMVLTLRSMGIESEVHHHEVGTAGQAEIDIRFNTLLRMSDDLLMYKYIVKNVARQAGKTVTFMPKPIFEDNGSGMHVHQSLWKEGKNLFFEAGTYADLSDMARHYIGGLLHHCASVLAFAAPTTNSYRRLVPGYEAPINLIYSQRNRSACVRIPMYSKSEKAKRIEFRTPDPGANPYLAFTAMMMAGLDGIENRIEPPEPIDLDLYDLEPEQAAEVSHTPQDLGEALDALEDDHEYLLKGDVFTPDLVETYLDYKRENELDQIRLRPHPWEFGLYYDI from the coding sequence GTGACCCCAATCGATGTAATTGCATTCGCAAGGGACCAGGGCGCGGAAATGGTCGACTTCCGGTTCATCGACGTACCGGGAACCTGGCAGCATTTCTCGGCGCCGATCGAAACGCTGGAAGAAGATACTTTCGAGGAAGGCGTCGGGTTCGACGGTTCGAGCGTCCGGGGATTCCAGACCATCGACAAGAGCGACATGATCCTGATCCCGGACCCGCTGTCGGCCAAGATCGATCCCTTCATGGAGGCGAAGACGCTGATCCTGGTCTGCAATGTCAAGGACCCGGTGACGCTTGAGATGTATACACGCGACCCGCGGTACGTCGCCCAGAAGGCCGAGGCCTACATGCAGTCCGTGGGCATCGCGGACACGGCCTACTTCGGTCCGGAAGCCGAGTTCTACATCTTCGACGACGTGCGGTTCGCCCAGAAGCCGAACGCCAGCTTCCACCGGATCGACGCCGGCGAGGGCTGGTGGAACACGGGACGCGCCGAGAGTCCCAACCTCGGCAACAAGATTCCCTATAAGCGCGGGTATTTCCCCGTGCCGCCGTCCGACACCCACCAGGACCTGCGCACGCGCATGGTGCTGACGCTCCGGAGCATGGGCATCGAGTCGGAAGTGCACCACCACGAGGTGGGCACGGCGGGGCAGGCCGAGATCGACATCCGCTTCAACACGCTGCTGCGCATGTCCGACGACCTGCTCATGTACAAGTACATCGTCAAGAACGTCGCCCGGCAGGCGGGCAAGACGGTGACCTTCATGCCGAAGCCGATCTTCGAGGACAACGGCTCGGGCATGCACGTGCACCAGAGCCTCTGGAAGGAAGGCAAGAACCTCTTCTTCGAGGCCGGCACGTACGCCGACCTGAGCGACATGGCCCGGCACTACATCGGCGGCCTGCTCCATCACTGCGCGTCCGTGCTGGCCTTCGCCGCGCCGACGACGAACTCCTACCGGAGGCTCGTCCCGGGTTACGAAGCGCCGATCAACCTGATCTACTCGCAGCGCAACCGAAGCGCCTGCGTGCGGATCCCCATGTATTCGAAGAGCGAGAAGGCCAAGCGGATCGAGTTCCGTACGCCGGATCCGGGCGCCAATCCCTATCTGGCGTTCACGGCCATGATGATGGCCGGCCTGGACGGTATCGAGAACCGGATCGAGCCGCCGGAGCCGATCGACCTCGACCTCTACGATCTCGAGCCGGAACAGGCCGCGGAAGTGTCCCACACCCCGCAGGACCTCGGCGAGGCGCTGGACGCCCTGGAGGACGATCACGAATACCTCCTCAAGGGCGACGTGTTCACGCCGGACCTGGTCGAGACCTATCTCGACTACAAGCGGGAGAACGAGCTGGACCAGATTCGCCTGCGTCCGCACCCGTGGGAGTTCGGTCTCTACTACGACATCTAG